The genomic DNA aataataaatatagtgtttaaaataatgttttaaaatgttatgcataatttcaatatatttaaaaataattaataaacaaataaaactgtatataatttgtataaatactgtataaatatgatattgtataaatacataaatatgacTATAGTCGttaattagtcactaaatttggtgactaTGTTACGATTAATGTTCGTAATCGTAAATTTAGTCATAGTGTAGTCgttaaatttagtgactatGTTACGACTACGCTTTACGACTCCGAACATTAGTCATAACGTAGTCGCTATTTAACGACTAATTTTATGACTATTAATTTAACGATTACGGATTTACGACTACAGCTTTTAGTCGCTATTTGGTCGTAAAacactatttagcgactaaatagcGACTAATAATGCAGTCGCtattttgatgttttcttgtagtgtcttGTACTTAGCCCTAAAGAAATTTTCAAGCTTCTACCATAATTCTTTCACTTATAGTAGTCCTagttatatatacacaacaacaacaacaacaacaacaaaattaacattcagctaaataattaattttccctaaaaaaacaaaatgcgaTTCTAATGCAAAAATGTCTAACCTTTTAATAAACTTTTTGCCAAAGAAATCCAAAGAACACTCAAACGGTAACTGAAGAGTCGCTGATGTGGCTGTCTCTTTAATCAACCACGTCACGGGAAGAAGTGCCGTTACCGCCAAAAACGAAACACGTCGTTTCACATCGTTAATAGTCTTAAGCGCAATCACTAGATATCCAATCGCCAAACGCTAAAAATAATGTTGAAGCTTGTGATCTCGTCGCCGCCCTTCATCGAGGTTGGGACCATCGACTTTTTACGAAGTAGCGGAAGGAAAGGAAACCGCGGGGTAGATGATGATAGCCTTTTCCTGCCGGggagtttggttttttttttatgtgtgtgtatTTTGGCTGAGGGGctactttgtaaataatattttctttggtcACTAGATATTagttaatttttgaaaatgacaaAAGAGCCCATGGACTAGACAATCAATTAATTTTTGAGGGGTTACATGCAACTgcaagtatgttttttttctttttattattcctGGGTTTCTCATTGTTCTACATTACTCTATATGGGTGGGTATATTGCTTCAAACTTGTATTTCTTGATCAATCGATTCCTTTTATTGCATTAGCTTCGagctttttctttaaatttgttcTCCACcagctagatttttttttccttgatctTGAGAGCAACATCACATTCTATTGAATCTGAATTTAGGTCTTGAATCGAAATCCTTGAGGGAGAAAAATCTGAAATGTACAATGGGAACTGGTGCTGAACGTGGGGGACTTCTCTCATTCAATGATCTGGTGGATGACTGGTACTATGGAATTGTTTCATGTGTTAACTGTAGATTATGTATTGAACCAAACAACCAAAGCAGCTCCAAGACATATTTGACGCATTACTTTTATTATACGAAGACAAAAGACAGTACAGAGGAACCAAAACATATAAGTTATGTTCTGTTTTCTGAAACAAAGCAGGAGGTTTGAGAAGAATAACAACAGATGGGAGATGGAAACAAGCACATCATAGGCACCTGCAGTGTTTTGTTTATCACAACAGTTTCCTAACCTTGTGGACGAAAACATCAACGTTGTAGAACCAAACTCTGCTCCAAGGAGAATCAAATGAGAGTGATGCGAGTAACCCAAGAAGTATTGTCACATAAGCTGCAGCAAAACTCCAGTAGAAAGATTCCATGTCGATTGTGGTGGATTCATCAGCTTCGACTCCATTGTCTGGTTCTTGAAAAATATTACCATTGCAActtattttgtttgcttgcCCACAAAGAAAAGGATTACCCAAGTAGCTTTGCGTATCAAAGGTGTTAAACTGTCTTCCCTCTGGAATGACTCCTGATAAGTTGTTGAATGAGACATTGAAGACAACAAGGCTGCTAAGATCTGTAAGTTGTGGTGGGATCCGACCTTGTAATCTATTGAAAGAAAGATCAAGGCTTTCCACGTTCTTCAGGCCTGAAAAGCTTTTTGGTATCACATCTGATAATTTGTTGTTAGAAAGATTGAGAGATTTTAGTCAAGAAGACGTCCAAACTCTACTGGGATCTCAACCGCTGAATTCATTTTCTGATAGATCCATTCCAAACAATAGTGTGAGATTTCTACCCAAGTAGGTATCATATCTGTGTTTTGTTGCAAATTCGATTTTCAGCTGGTTGACAGTCTGGTTGACGATTTCGTATAGCTTCATAAACTGATCTTCCACAATCAGAGATTTGAAATCTATATCGGATCCTGATGGGGAAAAAAGGCCGACACCATAATTAATGTCGAAGATATCTTCTTTCATGAAACCAAATGATGTATAGCCGAGAAATGAGGGTATGGATCCTTTCAGTCTGTTGTTAGCAAGATCCAGAAGTTGGATATAACGTAGGCCACACAACTGGTGGGGAATACGACTTGTTAAATGATTACcccgaagaagaaaaatactgATGTTTTGGGGGTTGATGAACTCGGGAATATTCCCAGACAGTCTATTATTTCTCATATCAAGTATGTGGACATTCCCTAACAACGTATCTGGAATAGCCCCTGATAAATTATTTCACCAATCCAGCTTGGAATAACaccagagagattgttgtttgaCATGTCAAGCATAAGCAATAATTTCGAGCTTTGCCAACCTTGTCCAATCTTTCCTGTAAACTGATTATTATCCATAGACAGCACAAAAATACCAGTAAAGTTAGCTGATTCTAAGAAAACCTCTCCGCTTAGTTTGTTATGTGACATCTTTAAGAATTGCAATGAATAACAACCCTCTAAGAAACTTCTGGGTAACTCTCCTTGGAAATTGTTGTGAGATATATTCAGAAATTCAATACCTTTCAAGTTACCCAAAGAAATGGCAGATTTCCTTGAAAACCATTTTTTATAGATTCATATATTGTAATTGAGGAAGTATCCACCCAATATTCTCAGGAAAGAGGTGATCAAATTCATTAAGTGACACATCGAGGAAAAGGAGATTATGATCAGATTGCGGTAGCTGAAAGCTCCTAAAAGAATTATTCTGTAGAAGCAAAATCTGAAGTTTTGTATTGTTCTCCAACAACCAAGAAGGAAACTTTCCAGCAATTTTATAGTTAGAGAGATCAACATGACGCAAATCATTCTGGTATTGGAGAAAATGAGGTACCTTCTCCAAATTGCAACTTCCCAGTGAAATAACACTCAACTGAAATTTTGACTTCCAAAAACTGTCACACTCAACGAACTTTAGTGAAGTGAAAGTTGAGCCAAGTTTTAAGACCTTAAGCTTTGAGAGGTTGGTTAACGAACCAAGTGAGAAGATGCAATCAAATTGTTCGACGAGAGATCAAGGACTCGAAGTCCAGTCAAGCTAGTTATGCATAATGGAAACTGACCGACAAGCTTGTTGCTACTGAGATCGAGCTCTTCTATATGTTTCAATTTGCACACTCCTAAGGTAATGAAATGCAAAAGTTTAATTAGTCACTTAATAAAACGTGAATCACCACAACTTTATCCAAACTTTGAGTTATTTGAGAAAACTTGCCTTGCAATTCAATTGATCCAGAAACTTCATTGCCACTTAGACTCAAAGCTTTCAGCTTCCTCATGTAACTGAACTCTGCCACAAGACAAAATCACACAAAGCTTTAGATACTAGCATGATGCTCTCATGGGTGATACATAAACTGATAAACCAATCCAAAAATGTTCGCAGCCGTATTCCCACTTCCGAAAATAAAGACAAGAATTAATTTTATGAACAACTTACCTTGTATTGGTATGGAGCCGTTAAATCTGTTTCCACTTAGGTTTAGCACTTCCAAGTTCATCAAATCTCTAAGTTCTGAAAAAAGGATTCCAACAAATATAAGAATGACGCAAATTGATTTTATGACACAAAAAGgttataacaataattttaaattgcATCAATATAGCAAAAGATACATCATCAAGAATGGGCCTGCAGCTATTTACCATTAGTTAGATATTTAGATTCAATAAGCATTTAGAGATATACCTTTAACAGGAAAAGAGCCATCCATGTCATTGTACCTAAGAGACAGAGTTGTGAGTGATGTAGC from Camelina sativa cultivar DH55 chromosome 7, Cs, whole genome shotgun sequence includes the following:
- the LOC104704871 gene encoding LRR receptor-like serine/threonine-protein kinase ERL2, with translation MDIGKRDRDNRDSYTETVGDFGAENRDLANENRDFMEWIWGSNSCIKKERNALFELKKYIISLSEDGESNDHLTTWANDTKSDCCMWKGLKCDATSGRVIQLSISLLSSKSRLSAFSSLFDDVEGYRSLRKLRNLKTLNLSSNYFNNSIFPFLSAATSLTTLSLRYNDMDGSFPVKELRDLMNLEVLNLSGNRFNGSIPIQEFSYMRKLKALSLSGNEVSGSIELQGVCKLKHIEELDLSSNKLVGQFPLCITSLTGLRVLDLSSNNLIASSHLFLEVKISVECYFTGKLQFGEDVIPKSFSGLKNVESLDLSFNRLQGRIPPQLTDLSSLVVFNVSFNNLSGVIPEGRQFNTFDTQSYLGNPFLCGQANKISCNGNIFQEPDNGVEADESTTIDMESFYWSFAAAYVTILLGLLASLSFDSPWSRVWFYNVDVFVHKVRKLL